GTCGGCGGCGCGGGCCTCGCGCTGGGCTACCTGAACGACGAGGCCAGGACCGCCGAGAAGTTCGTGGAAGACCGCGACGGCACGCGCTGGTATCGCACGGGCGACCTCGTGCAGTTTCGAGAAGACGGCGCCGCGGTATTCGTGGGGCGCGTCGACCGCCAGGTCAAGATCCGCGGCCACCGAGTCGAGCCGGACGGCATCGAGCACGAACTCGCCGCATGCCCGGGCGTCGAGCAGGCCGCCGTCGCCGTCACGGGAGAGACGGCCGAAACGCGACGCATGACGGCGTTCTTCGTGCCCGCCGGCGATACCACCGCCGCCTCCGTGCGCGCCGAGCTGGCCGAACGCCTGCCGCCGACCCAGATGCCCGAGCGCTTCGTGGCGGTGGAGTCCATGCCGATCGGCCCGACGGGCAAGGCCGACCGCGGCGCGCTCGTCGCGAGCCTCGAGACCGACGAACGACGCGCTTCAGTCGAGGCCAACGATCTCGAGTCGGCCCTCATCCGGCTGTTCTCGAATCACCTGGGCGCCGACATCCGACCCGATCAGCCGTTCCGCGAGGCCGGCGGCCACTCGCTGCTGGCCATGCGGCTCAGCGCCGATGTCCGCCGCGAGCTGGGCGTTGCGTTGCCGGCGGCGCAGATCCTCCGCCTGCAGACGATCGGCAGCATCGCCCGGCTCGTCCCCTCGCTGCCGGCGGCCGAGGCAGTTGGTCCGACGCAGCATGCCGACCCAATCGGCGACATCCGCCGGCGCGCAAGCCTCGAGCATGCGCGCGACGGAACCGCCCTGGCGATGCTCGTCCACCACGCCTGGCACGTCTCCGCGGGCTTCGAGCTCGAGGACCTGCGCCGTGCCTGGCTCGCGCTGCTCGAACGCCACGACGCGCTGCGCACCAGCGTCGCGTTCACCGATGCCGGCCCCACACTCGTCGAGCACGACCCACGAACGGCGGACGTGTTCCACGCCGAACACGACCGCCTCGCCGCGCCAGATCCCGGCGATCCACGCGTCCGCCGAGCAATCGAACGGACCATCGGCCCGGGCGATCCGCCCGCCCGGTTGCACGCCTGGCCCCTCGCCGATGGATCCCACTTCGTGCTCCTCGTGTTCCACCACGCCGCGATCGACGAGTGGTCGCTCCAGGTCCTCTCGGACGAGCTCGATGCGCTGCTGAAGGGCGAGTCGCTCGAGCCGGCGACGCCCTACCAGGCCTTCGTCGATGCCGAGTACGCGATGATGGACGTTGCCTCGGCAGAGCGGCTGGCCGACCGCATCGCCGGCGGCGAAGCCCCGACCGCCGAGCCACCGCCGCCGGGGCCGCAGGCGGGCCGCAACTACGAGATCGAGCTTGAGTTGCTGACCGAGTCGACGCTCGACGCGCGTGCTGCGTCGCTGGGCGTGTCGCCGCCGGCGCTCGTCGCCGCCGCGCTGGGCACGACGCTTCGGTCACGATACGGTCCCCCGGGCCGATGGTTGATGACGCCGTTTGCGCGCCGGCCCGGCGATGCACTGCAGCGCGTCGTCGGCTGCTGCCTCGACATGCGTCCACTCGAGGCCTCCGGCGCTTCCTTCGAAGAAACGGCCCGGGCGCTGCACCAGCAGATGCTCGACGCCCAGGACGACCGCACGCTCCCGCTCGAGACGCTCGTCGAGCGGATCCGCGGCACGACGCCAGAGCGTGCGGGCGATGCGACGCGCTTCGGCCTGACGTACCGGTACATCGACGATCGGCCTACGCCGCTCGGGAACGCGACGGCGACCCCGATCGACGTCCCGCAGCCCGCGGCACGCTTCGGCCTGTGCCTGCACGTCGAACGGCGGCCGAGCGGGCTGCGCCTGTGGCTCGAAGCATCTCGCGCCCAGTACACCGATGATCAGCTCGGAGCGATCGGAAGGCAGATCGTCGATCTCGTACTGGCCGGCACCGCGTCCAGGCCCGATGCACCCGGAGCGGTTGCGACCGAACTCGAGGCCGACGACGGCGTGTCGGCCCACGCCCTGCACGTCTTGAGCGAGCTCTGGGCAGAATTGCTCGGAACCAGACCGCGGCCCGACGGCGACTTCTTCCAGGACGGCGGCACCAGCCTGCTGGCGATGCGGCTTGCCGCGGCCATCCACAAGCGCCTCGGCCGCCGGCTGATGCTCAACCAGTTCCTCCGCCGGCCAACGCTCGAAGGGCTCGCGCGGAGCATCCGCGACGACGCCGAGCATCCGTACGCGGAGTTCTCCATCGCCTCGCACGACGAAGATCGCACCGATTCGCCCTGGTGCGTTGCCGTTCCCGGTTCGGCGGGCCGCGCCATCGATCTCTACCGCCTCTGGCACGAGCTCGGCCGCGATGACGCTGCGCCGATGGACATGCTCGCGTACGATCTGGCCACGATCGCAACGGGCGAGTCCAATGCGTTCGAACCAGACCGCTTCTTTGCAAGATTTACGGCGCTCACCCACGCGTACGCGATGTCGCGCAACCGCCGGGGACCGCTCACGCTCATGGGCTATTCGCTCGGCGGCCTGGTAGCGCTCGACATGGCCGCCAGGCTCCAGGAACTCGGTCACGACGTACAACGCGTCGTCCTGCTCGACGCCTACGCCCCGCCGTACCTCAGCCGGACGCTGCCGTGGTATCTGGCCAAGATCAACGCAAAGCTGCGCACGGCTGGTCGGAAGGCCGACGTGCGTCAGCCGGCGCCGCCCGATCACGAGAGCGGCGATGCGCACGCCGCCGAGGTCAGCCGCGCGACGTGGCGCGGCATCCACCAGACGCTCGCGAGGTGGCAGCCACCCACGGTCACGACGCCCACGGTGCTGCTGCGCTCTCGGCCGGCGTGGAAGCACGTCCGTCCGGTCTGGCACGCCAGGACCAACGGCTTGGGCTCGCTGCTGGCCGGACCCGTCGACGTGCGCGTGCTCGGCGTTGCGCACCTTGCCATGCTCACCACGGGCTCCGATGCCGTCGCCGACAGCCTGCGAGATCTGCTCTGCGTGCCGACGCCCGCTACACCGCCCAAACGCGAGAGCCGGCCGTCGCCCAGCGAGCATCATCCTGCCCGGCCCTGACCGGCGCACCGTCGACGAAGCTCGAGAACGCCGGAAGCACGAGCGCGTGGTACTCGACATCGAGCCAGAAGCACGGCAGCTTCACACGCTCGCCCCGGCCGCGCAGCCGCACGGTGGGGTGTACGTGGCCGCACAGCGTGTATTCTCGGGCGACGATCGGCGGCTCGTGCGTGAGCGCGAGCCCGTCGAGCTCGACGCGCGGCGGCAGGACGTTCACGCCCCAGCCCTCGAGCATCGCCCGGCCGCGCGGCCTGGTGATGCTCCGGTCGTGGTTGCCCGGCACGAGCGCGAGTTCGCAGCCAAGCGTCGGCCGCCACTGCCGGATGAGCTCGTCCATGCCCGGCGCGTACGAGGCGGGCCCGTGCACGAGGTCGCCGAGCACGACGACGCGATCAGCGTTGACGCGATCGGCCGCATCGCGCAGCCTCTCGAGGTCTGCCTGCAGCGGCCCGACCGGCAGGGCGCTGCCCGCATCGCGAAAGGCCTGGCACTTGCCCCAGTGCGTGTCGGCGACCAGCAACAAACCCCTGGCTGCCCAATACAACGCACGCTCGGGCATGAGCTGCAGCTCGTGCCCGGCCAGCGTGATCGAGATATCGCCGGTGGAAACGGTCATAGCTCGGCCTGCATCTCCGCCTGCATGCGCGCCAGGCGAGACTCGAGGTCTTCGCTCGACATCGTCTGCGAGCCGATGCGCTCGATGATCAGCGGCAGGGCCAGCGGGCTGGGCTTCTCGGCCTGGACGATGTTGAACCGGCTCGTCGCGATGCGGTCGAGCGCCGCGGCCAGGCGACCCTGCTCGAACTGGTTGTCCAACACTTCTCGCCGCGCCTGCGCCAGCAGCAGGTGGTCGGGGTCGAATTCGCGCAGCACGTCGAAGATGAGCCCGCTGGACGCCTGCAGGTGCTTGCCCGCGGCGCGCGTGCGGGCGCCGGGATAGCCCTGGAAGACCAGTCCGGCAACGCGGGCGATCTCGCGGAACTGCAGCCGCGCGAGCTCGGCGGTGTTCACGCTCTCGAGCGCGTCCTCGACCAAGTTCTCGCGAGAGAAGAGCGCAGGCGTCAGGTGCTCCCGGTACGGGAAGGGCTCGGGGCAGAGCAGTTCGAAGCCGTAGTCGTTGAACGTCGTCGTGAACGTTGCCGGCGTAATCCGACCGAGCCGAAGCGACAAGAGCGCACTCAGGCCGCTATGCACGAGCCGGCCCTCGAACGGATACGCGAGCAGCCGGAACCCGTCGCGGCTCTCGAGCAGCTCGAACAGCACCTCGTCGGCGTCGGGCACCTCCGACCGATGCGACTGGACGGCGACCACGGGCAGGAACGTCTCGAGCTCGACCGGCAGGCCGTCGGCGTCGCCCGTCTCGACGGCCCGCGCGGCGCGCTCGAGCGACTCGCGTACGGCCCTGGACAGGCTCTCGCTGATCGGCAGCCGCGTGCCGCCCCAGATCGGGGTCAGGTTCGTCTGCCGCGTGCCCTTGCGCACGAGCGCCACCTCGTTGCGCACGCCGACGAACCGCAGCGTCTGGCCGGCAAAGTTGAAGTGCTGGCCCTCGCGGAGGCGGCCGACGAAGCTGTCCTCGATGTGGCCCAGGCTCCGTCCGCCGGCAAAGCGCATCTCGATGGT
This Phycisphaerales bacterium DNA region includes the following protein-coding sequences:
- the pdeM gene encoding ligase-associated DNA damage response endonuclease PdeM; translated protein: MTVSTGDISITLAGHELQLMPERALYWAARGLLLVADTHWGKCQAFRDAGSALPVGPLQADLERLRDAADRVNADRVVVLGDLVHGPASYAPGMDELIRQWRPTLGCELALVPGNHDRSITRPRGRAMLEGWGVNVLPPRVELDGLALTHEPPIVAREYTLCGHVHPTVRLRGRGERVKLPCFWLDVEYHALVLPAFSSFVDGAPVRAGQDDARWATAGSRVWAV
- a CDS encoding amino acid adenylation domain-containing protein, whose amino-acid sequence is MSRGQTILDAIDGAFAAHGDRVAIESWPDGECLTYRQLQARSASLAAALARSGVAPGSMVPIVLPRCADYLVAVVAILRCGAAYAPIDPAAPRREAMLSPLRSPVVVGRETGMLDPASITEPGEAPVVECSPEHPAYVMYTSGTTGRPKGVLVPHRAVTRLVIDADYAEFGPDKRWGVMSAVAFDASTLEIWGALLHGGCCIVQTMAVPGLDDLADYLTKGRVTDTWLTASLFNAMVDEHPRAMSHMHQLLTGGERESMPHVRRFKQQNPGVRLIHGYGPTENTTFSLCHTITDEDARGGRIPIGTPINGSTVRIVRPGGTPDEQAHEGELLVGGAGLALGYLNDEARTAEKFVEDRDGTRWYRTGDLVQFREDGAAVFVGRVDRQVKIRGHRVEPDGIEHELAACPGVEQAAVAVTGETAETRRMTAFFVPAGDTTAASVRAELAERLPPTQMPERFVAVESMPIGPTGKADRGALVASLETDERRASVEANDLESALIRLFSNHLGADIRPDQPFREAGGHSLLAMRLSADVRRELGVALPAAQILRLQTIGSIARLVPSLPAAEAVGPTQHADPIGDIRRRASLEHARDGTALAMLVHHAWHVSAGFELEDLRRAWLALLERHDALRTSVAFTDAGPTLVEHDPRTADVFHAEHDRLAAPDPGDPRVRRAIERTIGPGDPPARLHAWPLADGSHFVLLVFHHAAIDEWSLQVLSDELDALLKGESLEPATPYQAFVDAEYAMMDVASAERLADRIAGGEAPTAEPPPPGPQAGRNYEIELELLTESTLDARAASLGVSPPALVAAALGTTLRSRYGPPGRWLMTPFARRPGDALQRVVGCCLDMRPLEASGASFEETARALHQQMLDAQDDRTLPLETLVERIRGTTPERAGDATRFGLTYRYIDDRPTPLGNATATPIDVPQPAARFGLCLHVERRPSGLRLWLEASRAQYTDDQLGAIGRQIVDLVLAGTASRPDAPGAVATELEADDGVSAHALHVLSELWAELLGTRPRPDGDFFQDGGTSLLAMRLAAAIHKRLGRRLMLNQFLRRPTLEGLARSIRDDAEHPYAEFSIASHDEDRTDSPWCVAVPGSAGRAIDLYRLWHELGRDDAAPMDMLAYDLATIATGESNAFEPDRFFARFTALTHAYAMSRNRRGPLTLMGYSLGGLVALDMAARLQELGHDVQRVVLLDAYAPPYLSRTLPWYLAKINAKLRTAGRKADVRQPAPPDHESGDAHAAEVSRATWRGIHQTLARWQPPTVTTPTVLLRSRPAWKHVRPVWHARTNGLGSLLAGPVDVRVLGVAHLAMLTTGSDAVADSLRDLLCVPTPATPPKRESRPSPSEHHPARP